A window of the Cicer arietinum cultivar CDC Frontier isolate Library 1 chromosome 6, Cicar.CDCFrontier_v2.0, whole genome shotgun sequence genome harbors these coding sequences:
- the LOC101501089 gene encoding alpha carbonic anhydrase 7-like, whose protein sequence is MQIKMAKLAKLVSIFSLLTALVLLSSCPAISQELENQNEFSYDEDSEIGPQHWGDIKPEWSLCKYGERQSPIDLINKLVEIVSYLGPLQIRSKPSNAILKNRGHDIKLEFTENSNYLLIDGIQYALKQFHWHSPSEHTINGRRLDLELHMVHQTPSGQIAVIGVLYRIGKPDTLLSLLRKDLRAISGQTGEERVVGVINPKLVKLDRDEYYRYNGSLTTPACSQNITWTIIREVKSVSKKQIELLRVAVHDESDSNARPLQPLNDRLVQLNRPKRCQPLKFESTHDDQNMIRNLYDSE, encoded by the exons ATGCAAATTAAAATGGCAAAGCTTGCTAAACTAGTTTCAATTTTCAGTTTGTTAACTGCGCTTGTTTTGCTATCATCATGCCCAGCAATATCTCAAGAACTTG AAAACCAGAATGAGTTTAGTTATGACGAAGATAGTGAGATAGGACCACAACATTGGGGAGACATTAAACCTGAATGGAGTTTGTGCAAATATGGAGAAAGGCAATCACCAAttgatttgataaataaattagttgaaATTGTATCATATTTAGGACCACTTCAGATTAGGTCCAAGCCCTCCAATGCAATTCTTAAAAACAGGGGTCATGATATCAAG TTGGAATTCACTGAAAACTCAAACTATCTACTAATCGATGGAATTCAGTATGCACTTAAACAATTTCATTGGCATTCTCCCTCAGAACACACCATAAATGGCAGAAG ATTAGATCTAGAGTTACACATGGTACATCAAACTCCATCCGGACAAATAGCGGTGATCGGAGTATTGTACAGAATTGGAAAACCAGATACTTTATTGTCATTG ttgAGAAAAGACCTAAGGGCAATTTCTGGACAAACTGGGGAAGAAAGAGTGGTAGGTGTCATCAATCCTAAGTTGGTTAAATTGGATAGAGATGAGTATTACAGATACAATGGTTCATTGACTACTCCAGCATGCTCTCAGAATATTACTTGGACGATTATTCGAGAG GTGAAATCAGTTTCGAAGAAGCAAATCGAATTGCTTCGAGTTGCCGTTCATGAT GAATCAGACAGTAATGCAAGACCATTGCAACCATTAAACGACCGCTTAGTGCAGCTCAACAGACCAAAACGTTGTCAACCTTTGAAGTTCGAATCCACTCATGATGACCAAAACATGATTAGGAACTTGTATGATAGTGAATAA